One region of Collinsella aerofaciens ATCC 25986 genomic DNA includes:
- a CDS encoding Trm112 family protein: MAGILGESGYSVCDECLRKARIEREWENEQCAEERLICPYCESSIDDPWYYDEDDEEVVCPECKRAFELEITTVRTYRTKRRIEDMPDGWNGGEL; the protein is encoded by the coding sequence ATGGCTGGCATTCTCGGCGAGTCGGGATACTCGGTATGTGACGAGTGCCTAAGGAAGGCCCGTATCGAGAGGGAATGGGAGAACGAACAGTGCGCTGAGGAACGCCTGATCTGCCCCTACTGCGAGAGTTCCATCGATGACCCGTGGTATTACGACGAGGACGATGAAGAGGTTGTGTGCCCTGAGTGCAAGCGCGCGTTCGAGCTCGAGATTACCACCGTGCGCACGTATAGGACGAAACGCCGTATCGAGGACATGCCCGACGGCTGGAATGGGGGCGAGCTTTAA
- a CDS encoding virulence RhuM family protein, whose translation MEDPIQAEIILYQSEGTNVPVQVYYKDETLWVSQAAMAELFDVTVPTISAHLKNIYDSGELQKASSTSFLEIFEKTSKGGRPKTFYNLDAVIAVGYRVNSMRATRFRQWATATLKEYITKGFVLNDDMLKNGRPFGKDYFDELLARIRDIRASERRVWLKITDIFQECSFDYDKDSTMAKNFYAAVQNKMHYAVTGHTAAEIVQGRSDPSKPNMGLTSWKGGPEGRIHSSDVTVAKNYLSEDEIRQLNRLVTMLLDTLEDRAERHVLTSMEDCERLLDGFLTFSGREVLKGLGNRNKKTADKIAKERFHEFQKLQDKTYENDFERMAKRLNGKA comes from the coding sequence ATGGAAGACCCCATCCAGGCCGAGATAATCCTGTACCAGTCCGAGGGGACAAACGTGCCGGTGCAGGTCTACTACAAGGACGAGACCCTTTGGGTCTCGCAGGCGGCGATGGCCGAGCTGTTTGACGTCACCGTGCCGACAATCTCGGCGCACCTGAAGAACATTTATGACAGCGGAGAGCTGCAAAAGGCCAGCTCAACTAGTTTTTTAGAAATTTTCGAAAAAACCTCCAAGGGAGGCAGGCCGAAGACTTTCTATAACCTCGATGCGGTAATCGCCGTCGGGTACCGCGTCAACTCGATGCGCGCGACCCGCTTCCGCCAGTGGGCGACGGCGACCCTCAAGGAGTACATCACCAAGGGATTCGTCCTCAACGACGACATGCTCAAGAACGGCCGGCCTTTCGGCAAGGATTACTTCGACGAGCTGCTCGCCCGCATCCGCGACATCCGCGCGAGCGAGCGGCGCGTGTGGCTCAAGATCACCGACATATTCCAGGAGTGCAGCTTCGACTACGACAAGGACTCGACCATGGCCAAGAACTTCTACGCCGCGGTCCAGAACAAGATGCACTACGCCGTCACCGGGCACACCGCGGCCGAGATCGTCCAGGGGCGCTCCGACCCGTCCAAGCCCAACATGGGGCTCACCTCATGGAAGGGAGGCCCCGAGGGCCGCATCCACTCCTCGGACGTCACCGTGGCCAAGAACTACCTGTCCGAAGACGAGATCAGGCAGCTGAACCGCCTCGTCACGATGCTGCTCGACACGCTCGAGGACAGGGCCGAGCGGCACGTCCTTACGAGCATGGAGGACTGCGAGCGCCTGCTCGACGGCTTCCTGACGTTCAGCGGGCGCGAGGTGCTCAAGGGCCTCGGCAACCGCAACAAGAAGACGGCGGACAAGATCGCCAAGGAGCGCTTCCACGAGTTCCAGAAGCTCCAGGACAAGACCTACGAGAACGATTTCGAGCGCATGGCGAAGCGCCTGAACGGCAAGGCATAG
- a CDS encoding tyrosine-type recombinase/integrase, producing MLETYISDPVNGLSDNSVATYRSVVRTMVEPTIGRLPYDQLEPWDVSAAYRMLLAPRSGKGLSPKTLLKMHALLKGAYRSWRPALGRDIMLDVPAPSPDPVEPFALSELDTDELSRALASAMSSRSASGANISRRTEALAVYLALNTGLRCGEICGLQRRDWRRALHDLHVVGQAVEHPELHRQAYTKGRRVRNVALAPAVEAQLQRHLDWQDTWLARKGPTALVVTFGPAGAIARPSTVTSRFKSLVRDLGLPEETVFHSLRHTHASWLLMNGFDMRTIQERLGHASVKTTLDIYGSVMPGRDQAAAAAFTDSICGGDTDDDT from the coding sequence ATGCTCGAGACGTACATCTCCGACCCCGTCAACGGCCTGTCCGACAACTCGGTGGCCACGTACCGCAGCGTCGTCAGGACGATGGTGGAGCCGACCATCGGGCGGCTTCCCTACGACCAGCTTGAGCCCTGGGACGTGTCGGCGGCGTACCGCATGCTGCTCGCCCCCAGGAGCGGCAAGGGGCTGTCGCCCAAGACGCTGCTCAAGATGCACGCGCTCCTCAAGGGCGCCTACCGCTCGTGGCGACCGGCGCTGGGCCGCGACATCATGCTCGACGTGCCCGCGCCCTCGCCCGACCCCGTGGAGCCCTTCGCGCTGTCCGAGCTCGACACCGACGAGCTCTCCCGGGCGCTGGCCTCCGCCATGTCCTCGCGATCTGCCTCGGGCGCCAACATCTCGCGGCGCACCGAGGCCTTAGCGGTCTACCTCGCCCTCAACACCGGCCTTCGCTGCGGGGAGATCTGCGGGCTGCAGCGCCGAGACTGGCGCCGCGCCCTGCACGACCTGCACGTCGTGGGGCAGGCGGTCGAGCACCCCGAGCTGCACCGGCAGGCCTACACCAAGGGCAGGCGCGTGCGCAACGTGGCGCTCGCCCCGGCGGTGGAGGCGCAGCTGCAGCGCCACCTGGATTGGCAGGACACGTGGCTCGCGCGCAAGGGGCCGACGGCGCTGGTGGTGACCTTCGGGCCCGCCGGAGCCATCGCGCGCCCGAGCACCGTGACGAGCCGCTTCAAGTCGCTCGTGAGGGACCTGGGGCTGCCGGAGGAGACGGTGTTCCATTCCCTGCGGCACACGCATGCCTCGTGGCTGCTCATGAACGGGTTCGACATGAGGACCATCCAGGAGCGCCTGGGGCACGCGAGCGTCAAGACGACGCTCGACATCTACGGCTCGGTCATGCCGGGCCGCGACCAGGCCGCCGCCGCGGCCTTTACCGATTCGATCTGCGGAGGTGATACGGATGACGATACTTGA
- a CDS encoding ParB/RepB/Spo0J family partition protein, with protein sequence MQFEKKSVRLGDIRPSEQNPREDFGDIGALARSIEATGGEPLNPVVVVADGNVYRIVDGERRYRALSSIYGEDREVSALVAESMDEANELVAMLATDDKRQLTEAERARGVQQMLVLGVDEQRIERASRATAGQIRAARKLRGRIDAGVQVTLEQLEAASAFEDEKDVEAVLAAGDGWAGKADSIRRRVEREEAKAEDYDAFGDAGIPVVKEQPEGFIYTDWVHVGLAAQKLEGQEFPAGTVAVLKGSYWDLYGPNAGSGAEPEKTEEEIRAEQEAAREKAALEGLYRSLIGFVASGAFAMSKDLMMCVRVGREDPPALLVAMGGDSNPENEERFGAVRDEFARNLKACRPSEYEAGCWLMAAAKDMAQLNNRWGGDDAEAWLDHYDVFCSVGFEPGEEDVWLMERVQASFEEEKDE encoded by the coding sequence ATGCAATTCGAGAAGAAGTCTGTGCGCCTGGGCGACATCAGGCCCAGCGAGCAGAACCCGCGCGAGGACTTCGGCGACATCGGCGCCCTGGCCCGCAGCATCGAGGCGACCGGCGGCGAGCCGTTGAACCCAGTCGTCGTGGTGGCGGACGGCAACGTCTACCGCATCGTGGACGGCGAGCGCCGATACCGCGCGCTGTCCTCGATCTACGGGGAGGACCGCGAGGTGTCCGCGCTGGTGGCCGAGAGCATGGACGAGGCCAACGAGCTCGTGGCCATGCTCGCCACCGACGACAAGCGCCAGCTGACCGAGGCCGAGCGCGCACGAGGCGTGCAGCAGATGCTCGTGCTGGGCGTCGACGAGCAGCGCATCGAGCGCGCGAGCCGCGCCACCGCCGGGCAGATCCGCGCCGCGCGCAAGCTGCGCGGTCGCATCGACGCCGGTGTGCAGGTGACGCTGGAGCAGCTCGAGGCCGCGAGCGCCTTCGAGGACGAGAAGGACGTCGAGGCCGTGCTGGCGGCCGGTGACGGCTGGGCCGGCAAGGCCGACAGCATCCGCCGCCGCGTCGAGCGCGAGGAGGCCAAGGCCGAGGACTACGACGCCTTCGGCGACGCTGGCATCCCGGTCGTGAAGGAGCAGCCTGAAGGGTTCATCTACACGGACTGGGTCCATGTCGGCCTCGCCGCCCAGAAACTCGAGGGGCAGGAGTTCCCCGCCGGCACCGTTGCCGTGTTGAAGGGCAGCTACTGGGACCTCTACGGGCCGAATGCCGGCTCGGGCGCCGAGCCCGAGAAGACCGAGGAGGAGATCCGGGCCGAGCAGGAGGCCGCGCGCGAGAAAGCGGCGCTCGAGGGGCTGTACAGGAGCCTGATCGGCTTCGTGGCGTCCGGCGCCTTCGCCATGTCCAAGGACCTCATGATGTGCGTGCGCGTGGGCCGCGAGGACCCGCCCGCGCTGCTCGTGGCGATGGGCGGCGACAGCAACCCCGAGAACGAGGAGCGCTTCGGTGCCGTGCGCGACGAGTTCGCCCGCAACCTCAAGGCGTGCAGGCCCAGCGAGTACGAGGCCGGCTGCTGGCTCATGGCGGCGGCCAAGGACATGGCCCAGCTCAACAACCGCTGGGGCGGCGACGACGCGGAGGCGTGGCTCGACCACTATGACGTCTTCTGCTCCGTGGGCTTCGAGCCCGGCGAGGAGGACGTGTGGCTCATGGAGAGGGTTCAGGCGAGTTTTGAGGAGGAGAAGGATGAGTAG
- a CDS encoding DUF4417 domain-containing protein, with protein sequence MKIHDIVPYERNARHNASAVPVVADSIKEFGLRGTIGLESRERPVIVWGHTRVEACRSLGWDEIPDSKIEYCDDLTDEQIKAFRIADNKTGEVATWNKSMLREEVRSLKDFDMSRFGLDFKSKRLDYGHERLRTDDAYNLRLVSRSDCGRDGMPRMKRCMAKPADMIGFNYAKSAPEADKAGRCCHFFIDDYQFERVWARPAAYLECLRGFDCVLTPDFSLYLDMPDAMQRWNRYRSQALGHWWQEQGLRVVPTLSWAQRRSFRFAFDGVPRRSTVAVSTVGVKGDENALAVWREGMAEAMSRLEPARVLLYGGDIGFDFGGCEVVEYKGGGFRGR encoded by the coding sequence GTGAAGATACACGATATCGTCCCATATGAGCGAAACGCGCGGCACAACGCCTCCGCCGTCCCCGTGGTCGCCGACTCAATCAAGGAGTTCGGCCTGCGCGGGACCATCGGCCTGGAGAGCCGCGAGCGCCCGGTTATTGTATGGGGGCACACCCGCGTCGAGGCGTGCAGAAGCCTGGGGTGGGACGAGATTCCCGACTCCAAGATCGAGTACTGCGACGACCTGACCGACGAGCAGATCAAGGCCTTCCGCATCGCCGACAACAAGACCGGCGAGGTGGCAACCTGGAACAAGTCGATGCTTCGCGAGGAGGTCCGCAGCCTCAAGGACTTCGACATGTCGCGGTTCGGGCTGGACTTCAAGAGCAAGCGGCTCGACTACGGCCACGAGCGCCTGAGGACGGACGACGCGTACAACCTGCGCCTCGTCAGCCGATCCGACTGCGGCCGCGACGGCATGCCCCGCATGAAGCGGTGCATGGCCAAGCCGGCGGACATGATCGGGTTCAACTACGCCAAGAGCGCCCCCGAGGCCGACAAGGCCGGCCGCTGCTGCCACTTCTTCATCGACGACTACCAGTTCGAGCGCGTGTGGGCACGCCCCGCCGCCTACCTCGAGTGCCTGCGCGGCTTCGACTGCGTCCTCACGCCCGACTTCTCGCTCTACCTCGACATGCCCGATGCCATGCAGCGGTGGAACCGCTACCGCTCCCAGGCGCTCGGCCACTGGTGGCAGGAGCAGGGCCTCCGTGTAGTCCCGACCCTGTCGTGGGCGCAGCGCCGGAGCTTCCGCTTCGCGTTCGACGGCGTCCCGCGCCGCTCGACCGTCGCCGTGTCGACCGTCGGCGTGAAGGGGGACGAGAACGCCCTGGCCGTCTGGCGCGAGGGCATGGCGGAGGCAATGAGCCGCCTGGAGCCCGCGCGCGTGCTGCTCTACGGCGGCGACATTGGATTCGATTTCGGCGGCTGCGAGGTCGTCGAGTACAAGGGAGGCGGTTTCCGTGGGAGGTAG
- a CDS encoding helix-turn-helix domain-containing protein, with protein sequence MVYVWEFEFFDSGGMVDAVPCGSLGGGGTFGSDLNDAVASAADYLACMVDDHLMGGVDLPAPDFGHEPQNGGKIIAVAVSRELGDIPAVTAADAARMLGVSSARVSQLIGAGLLDSWRDGTKRMVSKASVEARLADSPKAGRPKEAPVAV encoded by the coding sequence ATGGTTTACGTATGGGAATTCGAATTCTTTGATTCGGGTGGCATGGTCGATGCCGTGCCGTGTGGTTCGCTCGGAGGAGGCGGCACGTTCGGGTCCGACTTGAACGATGCCGTCGCGAGCGCGGCCGACTACCTCGCCTGCATGGTCGACGATCACCTCATGGGCGGGGTCGACCTTCCCGCGCCCGACTTCGGTCATGAGCCGCAGAACGGGGGCAAGATCATCGCCGTCGCCGTCAGCCGCGAGCTCGGTGACATTCCCGCCGTCACTGCCGCAGATGCCGCCCGCATGCTCGGCGTCAGCTCGGCGAGGGTGTCGCAGCTGATAGGCGCGGGGTTGCTTGACTCGTGGAGGGACGGTACCAAGCGCATGGTGTCCAAGGCCTCCGTCGAGGCCAGACTTGCCGATTCACCCAAGGCCGGGCGCCCGAAAGAGGCTCCCGTCGCCGTATAA
- a CDS encoding helix-turn-helix domain-containing protein gives MKFSKDEFGANLRAARARADMSQEQLANKAGLSASSIIGYENGSMVPGVDKAYAIAQALGCTPNDLMGWNTDEAA, from the coding sequence ATGAAATTCTCGAAGGACGAGTTTGGCGCGAACTTGCGCGCCGCCCGCGCTCGCGCTGATATGTCGCAGGAGCAGCTGGCCAACAAGGCGGGGCTCTCGGCATCTTCGATCATCGGCTACGAGAACGGCTCGATGGTCCCGGGCGTCGACAAGGCCTACGCCATCGCCCAGGCACTCGGATGCACGCCCAACGACCTGATGGGCTGGAACACTGACGAGGCCGCGTAG
- a CDS encoding helix-turn-helix transcriptional regulator has product MNLKLKQARKENGYSQADLADALNVDIKTVGNWERGKTLPDIEQLWKCAKILHTDPNDLLGWYEEHPEDRPTVPAGAEGELIACYRQSTEKRRSKILETARDQAELSQAQAAAPEGEGLEADQVRSA; this is encoded by the coding sequence ATGAACCTAAAACTTAAGCAGGCTAGGAAAGAAAACGGATATTCACAGGCCGATCTGGCAGACGCGTTGAACGTTGATATCAAAACGGTAGGTAACTGGGAACGAGGGAAAACTCTTCCCGATATTGAGCAGCTCTGGAAATGCGCGAAGATTCTGCACACCGACCCCAACGACCTGCTCGGATGGTACGAGGAGCATCCCGAGGACAGGCCGACGGTGCCGGCGGGCGCGGAGGGCGAGCTGATCGCCTGCTACCGGCAGAGCACCGAGAAGAGGCGCTCGAAGATCCTGGAGACGGCACGCGACCAGGCCGAGCTGTCCCAAGCTCAAGCTGCGGCGCCTGAAGGCGAAGGGCTGGAAGCGGATCAAGTAAGGTCCGCGTAG
- a CDS encoding sigma factor-like helix-turn-helix DNA-binding protein, whose translation MDAREYLDTVRAAQRGIDRRLAVIESMQAREQVRAQRYDAVGKGAHGTDFMRSTDDRIDYERRSGAELSELRHEVERGRELCAGVRSANPGKRWGDVLELRYCEDRTLQEIAGTLGVSVRSIQADLSAALDWVNLTGLARARQGRGAAEI comes from the coding sequence ATGGACGCAAGGGAATACTTAGACACCGTACGGGCCGCCCAGCGCGGCATCGACCGCAGACTGGCGGTCATCGAGTCGATGCAGGCGCGCGAGCAGGTGCGCGCCCAGCGCTACGATGCCGTGGGCAAGGGTGCGCACGGCACGGACTTCATGAGGTCCACCGACGACCGCATAGACTACGAGCGCCGCAGCGGCGCCGAGCTGTCCGAGCTCCGGCACGAGGTGGAGCGGGGCCGCGAGCTGTGCGCGGGCGTGCGCTCGGCCAACCCGGGCAAGCGCTGGGGCGACGTGCTGGAGCTGCGCTACTGCGAGGACCGCACACTGCAGGAGATCGCGGGGACGTTGGGGGTGTCGGTGAGGTCCATACAGGCGGACCTGTCTGCGGCTCTTGACTGGGTGAACCTAACCGGCCTCGCCCGTGCGCGACAAGGGCGAGGAGCTGCCGAGATATAA
- a CDS encoding type II toxin-antitoxin system HicA family toxin encodes MQRRELVRILEEAGFISRGGTNHEKFVKGDKLVLVKRHREIEDQIAKRILRQAGLR; translated from the coding sequence ATGCAGAGACGCGAATTAGTCCGCATCCTCGAGGAAGCCGGTTTTATCTCCAGGGGCGGCACCAACCACGAGAAGTTCGTCAAGGGCGACAAGCTCGTGCTGGTGAAGCGCCACAGAGAGATCGAGGACCAGATAGCCAAGAGGATTTTGAGACAGGCGGGGCTTCGTTAG